A genome region from Blautia coccoides includes the following:
- a CDS encoding MFS transporter, translated as MDTNKKIPMWQKITYGCGAGGGNVMSTLLATFLTAYYTDSAGIAAAAIGTMYIVCRLLDGATDLIMGGIVDKTHTKIGKARPWVMLSAPLMCIGIILILNVPQGINHAMKLVYAYLTYIFLNCIVYTIFGVAHSALLACMTRDFKDRNTTSTVSSIINNLCGLVVGTAITGLQIKFGWTVTSIILGITAGVLILIPGLLCKENAVEAEDAEHKDTLPIKEQLPAVLKNKYFWLALIIGVCTLLVNANAIAAQIYYCNVVLGEPMFMAQLMSMGQLPGILILFVMPYFSNKFSKRSFMVCGGLVMLLGFVLVGFAGTNHGMLLAGTILRSIGIGPMFAGIYAFVADAADYGEWKFGIRCEGFMASSSSIGSKIGIGFGSAITTWILAAAGYAKDGQITDKIVNAIRFDYGWLGAILTVFLIIAVLCMDVEKYLPQIRKELDK; from the coding sequence ATGGATACAAACAAAAAAATACCAATGTGGCAAAAAATAACTTATGGCTGCGGCGCTGGCGGCGGAAATGTAATGAGTACATTACTGGCAACTTTTTTAACCGCATACTATACGGACAGCGCAGGAATTGCAGCTGCCGCAATCGGAACAATGTATATTGTCTGCAGACTTCTTGATGGAGCGACAGACCTTATAATGGGAGGAATTGTTGATAAGACACATACGAAGATCGGTAAGGCCAGACCTTGGGTGATGCTTTCAGCACCACTTATGTGTATTGGAATTATATTGATCTTAAATGTACCACAGGGAATAAATCACGCAATGAAACTGGTATATGCATATCTGACATACATATTCCTTAATTGTATTGTTTATACCATCTTTGGTGTTGCCCATTCTGCGCTTCTTGCATGTATGACCAGAGACTTTAAGGATCGAAATACAACATCAACAGTATCGTCAATCATTAACAACTTATGCGGTCTTGTGGTCGGAACAGCCATTACCGGTCTTCAGATTAAATTTGGATGGACTGTGACAAGTATAATTCTTGGCATTACTGCAGGTGTACTTATTTTAATTCCGGGATTATTATGCAAGGAAAATGCTGTGGAAGCGGAAGACGCAGAGCACAAAGATACTCTTCCAATTAAAGAACAGCTTCCGGCAGTTCTTAAAAACAAATATTTCTGGTTAGCGCTTATCATTGGTGTGTGTACTTTATTAGTGAACGCAAATGCAATCGCCGCTCAGATTTATTACTGTAATGTAGTTCTTGGTGAGCCAATGTTTATGGCACAGCTTATGTCAATGGGACAGTTACCTGGAATCCTTATTTTATTCGTGATGCCATATTTTTCAAATAAGTTCTCAAAGAGAAGCTTTATGGTGTGCGGCGGACTTGTGATGCTGCTTGGATTTGTTCTTGTTGGATTTGCAGGAACCAATCACGGAATGCTTCTTGCTGGAACGATCCTTCGCTCCATCGGAATTGGACCTATGTTTGCAGGAATTTATGCGTTTGTTGCTGATGCGGCAGATTACGGAGAGTGGAAATTTGGGATTCGTTGCGAAGGATTTATGGCTTCATCTTCGTCTATTGGTTCTAAAATCGGTATTGGATTTGGGTCTGCTATTACTACCTGGATACTTGCGGCAGCGGGATATGCCAAGGACGGTCAAATTACAGACAAGATTGTGAATGCGATCCGTTTTGACTATGGATGGCTTGGAGCAATCCTTACGGTATTTCTTATCATTGCAGTTCTTTGTATGGATGTTGAGAAGTATTTACCACAGATTCGTAAAGAGTTGGATAAATAA
- a CDS encoding subtype B tannase, whose translation MFFDKNDYKDEQITLDGKCVEYRAYRNIPYVDKPVNPEFQQLNIFVPKDLVDGGILNGYTIDTAPIFMPNQVGGYMPAEPGEPGYEMFAKDKINSIFFALNHGYVVAAPGIRGRIQKDAEGNYNGKAPACIVDHKAAVRFLHAFADDIPGDADKIITNGTSAGGALSSLMGATGDHPDYEKYLEEIGAADASDAVFAASCYCPITNLEHADMAYEWQFHNVNDYRRMSMRLEGGRPSFTPEDGTMTDDQIRISQEEARLFPEYVNSLALKDATGNTLSLDENGDGSFKEYVKSVILASAQTAIDQGIDLSDKEWLTIEDGKAVAMDFYGFACDITRMKNAPAFDDVTMNSPENDLFGNQAVNCRHFTEYSLKNSTCEGTKAEPEIIKMLNPMDYIEDEKAKTAKYFRIRHGESDRDTSLAISAILTLKLQETGSVVDYASPWGIPHSGDYDLKELFSWIDSICK comes from the coding sequence ATGTTTTTTGATAAAAATGATTATAAAGACGAACAAATAACATTAGATGGAAAATGTGTAGAGTATCGTGCATATCGAAATATTCCTTATGTAGATAAGCCCGTGAATCCTGAGTTTCAGCAACTGAATATTTTTGTGCCAAAGGATCTTGTAGATGGAGGAATATTAAATGGATATACTATTGATACAGCTCCGATCTTCATGCCGAATCAGGTTGGCGGATATATGCCGGCAGAACCGGGAGAACCGGGATATGAGATGTTTGCTAAGGATAAGATCAATTCCATCTTCTTTGCATTAAACCATGGTTATGTTGTCGCGGCGCCCGGAATCAGAGGCCGTATTCAGAAGGATGCAGAGGGAAATTATAATGGAAAGGCTCCTGCCTGTATTGTAGACCATAAGGCGGCCGTGCGGTTTCTGCATGCGTTTGCTGATGATATTCCGGGAGATGCGGATAAGATCATAACAAATGGAACCAGTGCGGGTGGAGCTTTATCTTCACTGATGGGGGCAACCGGTGATCATCCGGATTATGAGAAGTATTTAGAAGAAATCGGGGCAGCAGATGCAAGTGATGCTGTTTTTGCAGCTTCTTGTTATTGTCCAATCACGAATCTTGAGCATGCAGATATGGCTTATGAGTGGCAGTTCCATAATGTGAATGACTATAGGCGTATGAGTATGAGGCTGGAGGGAGGACGTCCTTCCTTTACACCAGAAGACGGAACAATGACAGATGATCAGATACGAATCTCGCAGGAAGAAGCGAGACTGTTCCCGGAGTATGTAAATTCATTGGCACTTAAGGATGCAACAGGTAATACGTTAAGCTTGGATGAAAACGGAGATGGAAGTTTTAAGGAATACGTTAAGTCTGTTATTCTTGCATCCGCTCAGACAGCCATTGATCAGGGAATCGATCTTAGCGACAAGGAATGGCTTACGATTGAGGACGGTAAAGCTGTAGCTATGGATTTCTATGGATTTGCCTGCGATATTACAAGAATGAAGAATGCCCCTGCATTTGATGATGTTACGATGAACAGTCCTGAAAATGACTTATTTGGTAACCAGGCGGTGAACTGCAGACATTTTACGGAATATAGTCTGAAGAATAGTACATGTGAGGGAACAAAGGCGGAACCTGAAATTATTAAAATGTTAAATCCCATGGACTATATTGAAGATGAAAAGGCAAAAACTGCAAAATATTTCAGGATTCGTCATGGTGAGAGCGACAGAGATACATCTCTTGCGATTTCCGCAATACTTACACTGAAGCTACAGGAGACAGGAAGTGTTGTGGATTATGCATCACCTTGGGGGATACCTCACTCAGGAGATTATGATCTGAAGGAGTTATTTTCTTGGATTGATTCTATTTGTAAATAA
- a CDS encoding tyrosine-type recombinase/integrase — protein sequence MKQCVEETTFASYSIMVKRRIVPYFKEKQYTLANMEENPKYIQEYYQHELDLGLSANTVIHRHANIRKALKYVVKIGLIKSNPADCIERPRKLNYAVSYYKADELSRLFEVSRGDPLELGILLASFYGLRRSEIVGLKWDAIDFEQKTITIKYTVTEVNFEGKLKRIEKERTKSKSSCRTLPLVKPFEDLLIRLYLQQKENRRLCGDCYCQEYLDFIYVNEMGERMKPGFLTQHFSILLKKNGLRKIRFHDLRHPYVKPTTKNIILQQKPMHYCYSMIAHKLLRKHCNILLMDI from the coding sequence ATGAAGCAGTGTGTGGAAGAGACTACATTTGCCAGCTACTCTATAATGGTCAAAAGACGTATCGTACCATATTTTAAGGAGAAACAATATACTCTGGCCAATATGGAAGAAAATCCTAAGTATATACAGGAGTATTATCAGCATGAGTTGGATCTGGGATTATCAGCAAACACAGTCATCCACCGCCATGCAAATATCAGGAAAGCGTTAAAGTATGTTGTGAAGATCGGTCTCATCAAGTCGAATCCAGCAGACTGTATCGAAAGGCCAAGAAAACTGAATTATGCAGTATCGTATTATAAGGCGGATGAGTTGAGCCGGCTTTTTGAGGTTTCCAGAGGGGACCCGTTGGAACTTGGGATCTTGCTGGCTTCCTTTTATGGACTGCGAAGAAGTGAGATCGTAGGACTGAAATGGGATGCCATAGATTTTGAGCAAAAGACGATCACGATCAAATATACTGTTACAGAGGTAAACTTTGAGGGGAAACTAAAACGTATAGAGAAAGAACGTACAAAATCGAAGAGCAGCTGCAGGACATTGCCGTTAGTAAAGCCATTTGAGGATCTGCTCATCAGGCTGTACCTTCAACAGAAAGAAAATCGAAGGCTGTGCGGTGACTGTTACTGTCAGGAATATTTGGACTTTATTTATGTAAATGAAATGGGAGAACGGATGAAACCGGGATTTCTGACACAGCATTTTTCTATACTGCTGAAGAAGAATGGCCTGAGGAAGATACGTTTTCATGATCTCAGGCACCCTTATGTCAAGCCCACAACAAAAAACATCATACTGCAACAAAAGCCAATGCACTATTGTTACAGTATGATTGCTCATAAACTTTTAAGAAAGCATTGTAATATATTACTTATGGATATCTAG
- a CDS encoding type I restriction endonuclease subunit R, translated as MPDFDTKEKRFEEDIETYLCTEGGYAKGNPKAFDRKLALDKATFLSFIKASQPKQWERYVKIYGLDSEKQMIGRFCREVKMVGLLRVLRQGFTDRGIKFRAVFWKPETSINETTVKQYDSNIMHCTRQLHYSLQNENSIDMVLFLNGIPVISMELKCQFTGQDAANAITQYKFDRAGNDAIFEFKNRVLVHFAVDLTNVYMTTRLQGNKTYFLPFNQGSNGAGNVGGKGNPNNPDGYDTDYLWKSVLRKERLLEILHKYLHLQVEKDEKTGEVKEERMIFPRYHQLDVVTKLLRDVRENGSGHNYLIQHSAGSGKSNSIAWLAHRLSALHDDHNEKIFQSVIIVTDRRVLDSQLQNTVYQFDHVDGVVQKIDKNAQQLKEAIEAGTGIIITTLQKFPVIYKEVKADNRRFAVIIDEAHSSQTGDAAKKLKRALADTEKILEEYAEMEREEEANRKDDEDKLLDELAAQGIHDNLSFFAFTATPKEKTLQMFGWRDDDGKYHPFHIYSMRQAIEERFILDVLQNYMTYKMYYKITKSIADNPELDTAAGVKAIINYETLHPHNISQKTAVMLEHFRSVTMHKIGGKAKAMIVTPSRLHAVRYLLEFKRQIQEKGYTDLDVLVAFSGEVEDDGEKYTEEKMNKNKAGETIKAKALPKAFHTDEFGMLIVAEKYQTGFDEPLLHTMFVDKKLSGVKAVQTLSRLNRTMRGKQDTFVLDFVNSAEDIREAFEPYYEETILEEETNPNVVYDLKNTLDEFRVYQQIEIERFTDIFYAGKRQMAGDMGRLQGTIKPALDRYEALTDDKKDLFKSTLSRFNRIYAFITQVCRLFDKDIHKFSVYAKFLATMLPKGDIDKVYVDDKVLLEYYRLEKDFEGNIGLEGTEEGFHPITGESGRREKKKDPLTILIEKINEKYGTNFTEMDKVLLQLENDYASEEKWQSYARNNDRKTFMLLFEKDFPEMAATRYEQNDDFFVRMFSDPDMMKQVMESVGTVLYERLKKKYTYQTQIPELSMVAEETVKYSGDLN; from the coding sequence ATGCCCGATTTTGATACAAAAGAGAAACGCTTTGAAGAAGACATTGAAACCTACCTCTGCACCGAGGGTGGTTATGCAAAAGGCAATCCGAAAGCCTTTGACCGCAAGTTAGCACTGGACAAAGCCACCTTTTTGTCCTTTATAAAAGCCAGTCAGCCAAAGCAGTGGGAGCGCTATGTGAAGATTTACGGCTTGGACAGCGAAAAACAGATGATTGGCCGTTTCTGCCGTGAGGTTAAAATGGTTGGCCTGCTGCGGGTTCTTCGCCAAGGTTTTACCGACCGCGGCATCAAATTCCGCGCAGTATTTTGGAAACCGGAGACTTCTATAAATGAAACGACGGTAAAGCAATACGATTCAAATATCATGCACTGCACAAGGCAGCTGCATTACTCTCTACAAAATGAAAACAGTATTGATATGGTGCTGTTTCTCAACGGAATCCCTGTCATCTCCATGGAGTTGAAGTGCCAATTCACCGGGCAGGACGCGGCGAATGCCATCACACAGTATAAGTTTGACCGCGCTGGAAATGATGCAATTTTTGAATTTAAAAATCGCGTGCTCGTCCATTTTGCGGTAGATCTTACAAATGTATATATGACCACACGCCTGCAGGGGAATAAGACCTATTTTCTCCCATTTAACCAGGGAAGTAACGGTGCGGGCAATGTTGGCGGAAAAGGCAATCCAAATAATCCGGATGGCTATGATACGGATTATCTGTGGAAATCCGTCCTCCGCAAAGAGCGCCTGCTCGAAATTCTCCATAAATATCTGCATCTGCAGGTAGAAAAAGATGAGAAAACAGGTGAAGTCAAAGAGGAACGCATGATATTTCCCCGCTATCACCAGTTGGATGTCGTCACAAAGCTGCTTCGGGATGTAAGGGAAAATGGATCAGGACATAATTATCTGATTCAACACAGCGCCGGTTCCGGCAAGTCTAATTCGATTGCGTGGCTTGCCCACCGCTTGAGCGCCCTGCATGATGATCACAATGAAAAGATATTCCAGTCTGTGATTATTGTTACCGACCGCAGAGTGCTTGACAGCCAGTTACAAAACACAGTTTATCAATTTGACCATGTGGACGGTGTTGTACAAAAAATTGATAAGAATGCACAGCAGTTAAAGGAAGCCATTGAAGCGGGCACTGGCATTATCATCACAACCTTACAGAAATTTCCTGTTATCTATAAAGAAGTTAAGGCGGATAACAGGCGTTTTGCCGTTATTATAGATGAGGCCCACTCTTCCCAGACGGGTGACGCCGCTAAAAAGCTTAAGCGGGCCCTGGCTGATACCGAAAAAATTCTGGAAGAATATGCTGAGATGGAGCGTGAAGAGGAGGCGAACAGAAAGGATGATGAGGACAAGCTGCTCGATGAGCTTGCTGCGCAGGGAATTCATGATAATTTATCCTTTTTTGCATTTACTGCCACCCCAAAAGAAAAAACGTTACAGATGTTTGGATGGAGAGATGATGATGGTAAATATCATCCGTTCCATATTTATTCCATGCGGCAGGCCATTGAGGAGAGGTTTATCCTGGACGTGCTTCAAAACTACATGACCTATAAGATGTATTATAAGATAACAAAGTCGATTGCAGACAATCCGGAACTGGATACGGCTGCAGGCGTGAAGGCTATCATCAATTATGAAACGCTGCATCCCCACAATATATCGCAGAAAACAGCGGTCATGTTGGAACATTTCAGAAGCGTGACTATGCACAAGATTGGCGGTAAGGCCAAAGCAATGATTGTCACACCTTCCCGCCTGCATGCGGTTCGCTATTTACTTGAATTTAAACGCCAGATCCAGGAGAAGGGGTATACTGACCTTGATGTGCTGGTTGCATTTTCCGGCGAGGTGGAAGATGATGGCGAAAAATATACCGAAGAGAAAATGAATAAGAATAAAGCCGGAGAAACGATCAAAGCAAAAGCATTGCCAAAGGCATTCCATACAGATGAATTCGGTATGCTGATTGTCGCTGAAAAATACCAGACAGGTTTTGATGAACCGCTTTTACACACGATGTTTGTGGATAAGAAGTTATCCGGAGTAAAAGCCGTGCAGACTTTGTCACGTTTAAATCGCACCATGCGTGGGAAACAGGATACCTTTGTCTTAGATTTCGTGAATTCTGCTGAGGATATCAGGGAAGCTTTTGAGCCGTATTATGAAGAAACAATTCTGGAGGAAGAAACGAACCCGAACGTTGTATATGACTTGAAAAATACGCTTGATGAATTTCGCGTTTACCAGCAGATAGAGATAGAGCGTTTTACCGATATCTTCTATGCAGGCAAGAGACAGATGGCTGGAGATATGGGCAGACTGCAGGGAACAATAAAGCCTGCGTTGGATCGTTATGAAGCGCTGACAGATGATAAAAAGGATTTATTTAAATCTACCTTATCGCGCTTTAACCGCATCTATGCCTTTATCACACAAGTGTGCCGTTTGTTTGACAAGGATATTCATAAGTTCAGTGTATATGCCAAATTTCTTGCAACCATGCTGCCAAAGGGTGATATAGACAAGGTTTATGTGGATGACAAGGTTCTACTTGAGTATTACCGTCTGGAAAAAGACTTTGAAGGGAATATCGGCTTAGAAGGCACAGAAGAAGGTTTCCACCCGATTACAGGTGAATCCGGCAGGCGGGAAAAGAAAAAAGACCCGCTGACTATTTTAATAGAGAAAATAAATGAGAAGTACGGCACAAACTTTACCGAGATGGACAAAGTGCTGTTGCAGCTTGAAAATGATTATGCTTCCGAGGAAAAATGGCAAAGCTACGCAAGGAACAATGACCGTAAGACTTTTATGCTGCTCTTTGAAAAAGATTTCCCGGAAATGGCAGCCACACGCTATGAGCAGAACGATGATTTTTTTGTGCGTATGTTCTCCGATCCGGACATGATGAAACAAGTAATGGAGTCCGTAGGCACAGTGCTCTATGAACGTCTGAAAAAGAAATATACATACCAAACACAGATACCTGAATTGAGTATGGTTGCGGAAGAAACTGTAAAATATAGTGGGGACCTCAATTAG